In Acanthopagrus latus isolate v.2019 chromosome 23, fAcaLat1.1, whole genome shotgun sequence, the genomic window AACCCCCTGACCCGCTCCCAGCATGGCTCAGGAACTCACCCCCACTCACACTGCTGAACCTGGATCAAGAATAATATACAGTCTCTGAGCCCATTCTGGAAGTGTATGCCTGGGCTTTTTCTCAAAAGatttaacaaagacaaaatgtcacagaGCTTACAATTCATCAAGGGGTGCAGGTTCCACATCGCtcagagaaacatttttctcctccagcatTTTCTGGACCTCTCCTGTATGAAACAGTGAGAAGTATAGATGAGAGAATGTACTCCatattcataaaacacaaagagcatcATAAGAGTAGTTACTGTACCTGAGGTGATGACGCAGTCCACTTCTCGAGTCTCAGCTTCATTCAGGTAGAAGTCTGACCTCGAGGCTTCGAGTTTCTTGTCAAAGCAGGGCATCACCGCCACATGATAGATCTGCCGCGGACTGAGCCCCTGACAATTCACAATAATACAGCTCAATGGCAGCTCACCATTCTCTCTGTTTTGATAACTACACTTCAGCGCACATTCATAGCAGTAAACATCAGGAAGGGGCGTGTTTTATATCTTTGAAATCATAATAACAGTTGATGACAGGCCACAATGCTGCTTTTACTCTAGGAGGACATTATAAAAGGGAAACAGCTTATTTGACTGCAATATCGGACATGCAGGTGTTTCTGTACCTGTTTTTCGGCAAAGTATCCTTTAACCAGAGAACCCATCATCTGCTGGGGGGAGCGAGTGGTACTGATGTATGGAAGAATGAACTCCCCGTGGGTCTTCTCTGCATAGCAAATCCaacctgaacaaaaaaaacacccacacacacacaatttaggTTAATGATAttctacatttacattatattaatCCATAGACTTTCACAATAcaagaataaaaatgtctgtctaCGATTAAAACACTAAAAGCTATAAATTTATgaaaactgattaaaatgaattcatatttaGCATAATAAGTGGTTAATATAATGAAACTACTCTTAGTTTTTAGTAGATAGATTGTTCATTggaggtttttattttgcttaattTAGACAGTGGACAGTAAACAGCTGACAGGATACTGGGAAACACAAGGAGTACCTGGACAGGCTGATGTCAGCATGGGCAGACACTTGCTGTCCTGCTCCTTCCTCTGGAAACGCTCCACAAACTCCCTCTGGCTCTCCAGCAGGCTGAAGGTCCGACTAAAGCTCGTATCAAACATGTGATGAACCCCTGTGACAATGATAGCAACCTTCAGATTCAGAGGTGACTCTATCTGCCTCAATAAATATCtcctttccacttcctgttttacttGTATAGAGCAGAAAAGTCATATTTTCACTCACCAAGGCCTTTGAAGAAAGACGTCAGCCTCTTGcctgcctctgtgctgctgaggtCATACCGGGCTGCGAGGGAGGCTCTGGACTGCGGTGAGactgacaccaccaccaccttctgCTCTGTCGCACCAGCCTGTACAGTCCAAATGATACACAGTTGAACACAAAAGGTTTGCTAAAGCAGTCGTGACCGGAAACTGATATTCGTGTCTACCTTGTTGTTTTCAAGCACTTTGAAGAGCTCCTCGTGGCTCTGCTGTGTGATGAGGACGCTCTCAGCCGATGTGATACAGCCACTGCAGGCCAGACAGTCATTCAGCGTGATCTTTGctttctgcagcttctgctTCCCACCATCCTGCAAACACATGGTACATTGAATCAAGGTAAAGAGCAGAGCAGTACTTTGGTTTTACTCTTCCACACACAGGTGTCAGTCGAGCCTTTACACCCACCTGGTTGACTTGGACGTAACTGCCATCGTCTTCTATTTGAATTTTGGCCACAGATTTGCCTTGTTTCTTCTCTACTTTGACAGGTTTGACACATTCCTGCAAAACAGAATCCacacgtgaaaaaaaacaacctacgAGATAAACACAGTAAATTCATAACAACATCAAAAGACAGAACTGAGTAAGACCAACAAAGCAACATACAGCAACATCATTGTTAGAGGTCAGCACTAGGGTCACAGACAGACCCATGTCTTTAGCCAGCCTCGACAGCCATataagatttttttcctttaaatatcTCAAAGATAACTTGAGATTAAATTACTCATAGCAATAAAGAACTGAGACGCACATTAATATCATTAAACACATTGATCTAAATCTCTAAATACAGTTGCTAAATGGGCAATAAACTTGAACAGTAGAGACAATAATTCAAGCTGCAATATGGCTATGTCTATTGAGGTAAAGTATAGCTTGATCACATCCACTAGAACCAAGTTAGTGGCAAACGCTGCCTCTATTTCACCACAGTTACAtcattgctaacattagcagcgAGCTAACTGCTAACCACGCATTTaatattttggacattttagcGGGTTTTACGATTAATGCCACTTCAACCAATTAGTAAACAGAGCATTGTGTTTATACATGTATACATTCATGGCTTCggttgttttttgtgctgttcCCTCTCACAACAGCACTCGCAGGAAACAGCTAACAGTaagtgagcatgttagcatacaGGACGTTTTCGCCATTCGTTGATTTTACGCGTAAATTGAATAATAAGCAAATGCTATGTCATCATGAAATACATCGGATGCTATAACGTGTTACAATAGTTTCGCTACCTGTGAGGGGGTTATAAAATCATCGAGATCTGTCAACTGCAGCACACCGCTGAAGTGAGAAGCCATATTTTCTGCCGtaaagtgtttgttgtttactcTTGTGTCGTGAATAGCTCCTCCTGACTCCAGCAGGGACAGACCTCCCTGTCAACCAGGTGTTAGTGTGCTAATCTGTAATCTCTTTCAGTATGAATGTAAGTGTATGTTTTGTACGTACTATAATCTCACAATATGGCGAATACACACGCGCAAAATCTTAAAATTATGATGTAAGTCATATTCACCTCAAGTAAAGCGGAATAAACTGTCAGGtagtgggagaaagagaggtcACGTCAGGTCAGAAATGAACAGGTGTTCTAGGTACAACATTTTATCTACTAAACATAAgacttataataataataataattaacttcACCCACTCACCCTTTTCAAACTGGGactagttttttcttttaaagtttcaGTAATCTACTCTACGTAAACTGTGTCcctcttttaaatgttttgtttattctttttaagTAAGTCATACTTATTTTAAATTGCAGCAAGCAatcaatgaagaagaagactgtAATTGTACCAGTTCTATAGTACAGCCTCTTGTTTTTCAGCGCGAGTTACCTTGCAAGACAAAATACATGATCATTTGGGGAGCGTTTTTAAGGGGGAAAATGGATAATAGGCCCCTGTTCTCCCCAAGATATGTCACTGCATGCCATCGAATGTTTGCTACGTCTGTGCTCTACTGATAACAACTTATCTTTTTatggttgtttgtttgctttttggcctttttcgtGTTGTGAACACAACAGAGAAGCTCACACCAATCATATTATAATGACGACCCTTGATTTAGCAGAAATGACCATAAAAATGGACCCTAAAACAATATATTGTCAGACTAGAAGGAGCTTTGATGGCTTGAAGAATGTGCACATTGAAAGCCATTTATTTATAGGCCTTCACGTGTTGTGATGTGAGTTAGAAAGACTGTTGGAATTCTTCCATATGCTCTGTTGCCCTCGAATATCCCAAAACTGCTCCACCTTCTCCATGGATAATCTAGGTATGGATTACATGGATTAAATAGATTGATCAGTCTGAAGTTGTTCTGTCACTATTATTTTAACAACTGCATACTGCTGCACATACAGATAATGTTTGATTAATAAATTGATATAAATAATTATTATGTTTTGGCCGTGAGAGCAAAATAAACACGAACAAACTGTGAATACATTCTTTCTAATAACAAATAtggataaaaatataaatattttagaccgatttttcaacatttcaataATATATTTTACACAGGATTCagcatatatgtgtgtatatatatatatatatatatatatatatatatatatatatacagtcgtcAAATATTCATacccttgttaattttgtgatttttttatttttgcgatgaaactaatgcatttttgtcacgtttgtttatgaattatatgtgaccaacaagtgaaagaacgacaacaataca contains:
- the narfl gene encoding cytosolic Fe-S cluster assembly factor narfl, whose protein sequence is MASHFSGVLQLTDLDDFITPSQECVKPVKVEKKQGKSVAKIQIEDDGSYVQVNQDGGKQKLQKAKITLNDCLACSGCITSAESVLITQQSHEELFKVLENNKAGATEQKVVVVSVSPQSRASLAARYDLSSTEAGKRLTSFFKGLGVHHMFDTSFSRTFSLLESQREFVERFQRKEQDSKCLPMLTSACPGWICYAEKTHGEFILPYISTTRSPQQMMGSLVKGYFAEKQGLSPRQIYHVAVMPCFDKKLEASRSDFYLNEAETREVDCVITSGEVQKMLEEKNVSLSDVEPAPLDELFSSVSGGEFLSHAGSGSGGYLHHVFTYAARQLFGEEVKELTYKTLRNKDFQETTLEKDGVPVLCFASTYGFRNIQNLVQKLKRGKSPYHFVEVMACPSGCLNGGGQLKPSPGQNPKEFLQKVEELYKAERPLSPEDDARVAELYQSWLHSVGEERAKELLHTQYHTVEKMTNGLVMKW